The genomic interval CTTCAGTGGCTTGATCAACTTCACTTTTAACCATCTTTCTAATAGGAGTACCTGTAAAAGCGATGAAAGCTGCGTTTTTAAAAGTATTCTTCATTAAGGCGTGGTTCTCACCAAATTGTGACCTATGCCCTTCATCAACAAGAACAAAGATATTTTGTGACTCATCTTTAACTTTATATTTCTTAGCTGCTGTTTCAAACTTATCAATGATTGTTGTCAGAACTGTATAGTCTCGTTTTTCGATGCGATCTTTTAAATCTTCACCTGACTTAGCTTTATGAGGCTCTTCACCACAATCTCTAAATGTATCTGAGATTTGCTTATCAAGACTCTTTCTGTCTGTAACAACGACAATTTTAGGATTATCTATTTCAGGATCAGCACTTAAAGCCTTAGCCAGCATAACCATTGTATAAGACTTACCTGAACCTGTAGTATGCCAAATAACCCCACCTTCTCTAGCAGAGTTATCTTTAATCTTCTTAACCCTCTTCAATGCTTGGCCTACAGCAAAATATTGCTGATGACGAGGAGCAATCTTGACCTCATTTTCATAGATAATATAGTTATGAATAATATCTAGAAGTCTTTCAGGCCTAAATATGAAATAAAGAAGCTGGTCTTGAGCTGTGACTTCCCTTGCTCCCTCATTCCATTTTTGCTCCATAATTGCTCGATCAGCAGGATGACGGAACTCAAATATCTTATCCTTTACATTTGATTCAATATTCTTATTAACGAGGCTCTTAAGTTCATCTTCTTTATTTTCAAAATTATCTTCTTTCCAAGTTCCCCAAAACTCCTCGGGAGTTCCTACTGATCCATATCTGGCTCCAGTACTACCAGCCATTGATCCAAGTATTTGTTGGAAAAGATAAAACTTAGTAATACCTTCTCTGTTTTGATTCCTTATGTGCTGCTCAATACCTTTGAGAACTGCATCGTTAAGGCCTGGCTTCTTACATTCAATAGAAGCAAGAGGCATCCCATTAACTAGAATAACAACATCAGGGATATAGTGTTGCTTACGGCCATTTCTTTGAACCTTAAACTCTTCTGTTACTTGAAATGTATTATTTGAAATATCTTTAAAATCAAAGAAGTGAAGATGAGCACTCTTTCGATCACCTTCATGAAGGAATGTAAGTCCCTTTCCATTTATTAGATGATAATAGAGGTCCTTGTTATCTTGTCTCAGATTATTGTTATTCCAATCAACAATCTCCTTAATCGCATCATCAATCAGACCTTCGGGAAGAGGTAATTGCTCACCATTATGAGAAAATGAATTAATCTTCTGGAGAGACTTTTTAAGCGTATCTTTGAGGATTACAGTATTTGTATCACCACGCTCTTCAATACAATCGTTTGGAGTTAAATAGTCATATCCACTATTTATTAGTAGCTTCACTGCTGGTATTTGCGAGGCTATTCTTTCCTTGAATAGAATCGAATTCATATTTATCTCCGTTTAGACTTTCACTCTTACTTTTCCAGTAAGAAGGTCTTGCATTAGTCCTTTCTTCATATTTTTCAATTTTTTTAATTTTTTACTTTTGGCCTGAATCACTTCATCAAATTTTAAAAATTTTATAGCTATTTCAGTTTGTTCTTCAATTCCTGGGATTATTAATGGAAGTCTGTAGAAGTCCCCATGGTTTAAATCTGGAATAGTAGTTGAACCTGCAGCAATTTCAATTTTCAACTGCATAAAGTCACTATTCAGATAATAATACAAATAATCTTTATCAATTTTTTTGCGATTAAAATCAATCAAAAAGAAGTTGTTGTGAAATACACCATGTTCATTGGTCACGACCTGTCCAGTATTACCTGTGCGAGTCATTAAAATATCACTCTTCTCACAAACTACAGATGCTGGTGGTGAATCAATATATTCAGGATTAGCATAGTCCTTTATGAATTTAACAGTGATGTATTTGTACCTATTAGGCCCATCAACTTTGTGTCTATTACTAATTGCTATTTGTAAGCCTTGCCTTACTTTGCAATTATCTTCAAAAGTAGTTACTTCCCAACTCTCTGGAATCTTTCCAATCGGACCATCCTTAAACTTAGTATGCCCAATCCCTTTAGTTAAAAGGTCTTGCATCATTCCTTTTTTAAGGTTTTTTAGTTTTTCTATTTCAATTTCAGTTAACTCAATAACCTTATCTACTGAAGTGAGAATTTCTGCGATTTTCCTTTGTTCATCAATGGAAGATGGTAACTCGCATTTCAAGGAGAGAAAGTCAGGCTTAGTAAATGACGCCTGGTTAACTGCTGGTTTAGTTATTGAGTGTATTCCTGCTCGAATTTGATTAGTCGATAGTAAATAAAATAAGAACTTCTGATCATATTCTGTTTTGGCCCTTATTCTAAACAAATTAGTTGAAAATATTGTGTCTCGCCCAAAAGGGTTAAAAATAGCTGGATAACCAATCTTTGCAAAACTATTAATAAAAGAAAGTAATATATCACCTTCATTTAAAAAATATCTTGAAGTGTCGTCCCCTTGAGGATCATCCCTATACCAATACTTCAAATCTTTACAAGAAAATTTATCACCGATTATGTTTCCGGAGGTTATAAGAGGTAAACCAATATCTTGAGATGATAATTTACGAGACAATCCACTTTGAAGTGTCTTAATCACATCTTTTAATTTTTTTCTTTCCCATCCTTTTAGAGTATCACTCATAACTTAATTCCTGTAAAAATGAGTTCATCTCCTTCTCAGCCTCTATACATTGAGACTCAAGCCCCCTTAAGGCTGTAGAATACTTATCCCACCATCTTTCAAATTGAGAAATAATCGTTTGATCAACATCTCCCATGACTTCACGAATTTTCTCTTTTGAATCTATTTCGTTTTTAAAAACGTAATAGTCTTTGTCCCTTTCATCAAAAACTATTGAAACATCAAAGCCATCGATAATATCCTGGATATAACCGTCCTCTACTTCGTATTTAGGGATTCCACCATTTAGGATCGCCTTAACATCAAAAATTTCAGGTGGTGCTGAAGTATCAGCATAACGGCGAATGTTTAAGTTATAATCGTTCTCTTTAATCTCATCTAATTCAACAACTCTTGAGTAGTGCTTATCCTCATGTCTATAAAGACTTTCTGTTTTAAACTCGACATAATTTGCGACTATATGATTTAAGTCTTGGTCCCTTAACTTGTTTTGATTTTTACCTTCTTGATATTCAAGGTCACCATTAATAAATAAGACCTTGTCTTTTCTATCTGCCGACTTTTTCTTATTAAAAACCATGATTGAAGCTGGAATACCTGTTCCAAAGAATAGACCTGACGGAAGGCCAATGACTGCTTCTAAAAGGTCATCATTGACCAATCCTTCTCTAATTTTCTTTTCTGCTGAGCCTCTAAACAGAACACCATGAGGTAGAACAACGGCACATCGGCCATTTTCATTTAAAGACGCGACCATGTGTTGAACAAAGGCTAACTCTCCATAACTTTTTGGTGGAATACCGTAGTTGAACCTTCCATAAGAATCATTCTTAGCTTCATCAATTCCCCACTTATCTAAACTGAATGGAGGATTGGCCACAACAACATCAAAGGTCATTAGCTCGTCATTTTCAAGATGAATTGGGTTTCTGATAGTATCGCCATTTTCAATGACTGAACGGTCAAACCCATGAAGAAACATATTCATCTTAGCTAAGGCCCAAGTAGCACCAGTAATTTCCTGGCCATATATTTGAAAGTCATTAATTCCATCTTTAGTTAATTGTTCAGCACAACGAATTAATAGTGATCCTGAACCACAAGTAGGGTCATAGATTCTTGATCCTTTCTCTGGTTTAACTAGCATAGCAAGTAACTGAGAAACTTCTGAAGGTGTATAAAACTCTCCAGCCTTCTTTCCAGCTCCAGCAGCGAAATTTGCGATCAAATACTCGTAGGCATTACCAATAACATCCATATTACCAATGTGAGACTTCCTCATGTTAAGTTTTGGATTATTAAAGTCGTCAAGAAGATGCTTGAGCCTCGCGTTTCTACTTTTAGTCTTTCCAAGGTTCGCCTCAGAGTTAAAACTTACGTTTCTGAATACGCTCTCAAGTTTTTCTTTGTTAGCATTTTCAATTTTCTCAAGAGCAACATCAATTATCTCACCAATGTTCTTCTCTTCTTTTTGCTTATAAATATCATCAAAGTGACAGCCATCAGGTAGAACAAAGTTCTCTTTCTCCAAGGCCCTTTTAATTCTCGTTTCATTACCTTTGAACTGTTCACTATATGCTTCGTACTTTTCTTCATATGTATCAGACAAGTACTTGATAAATAGCATCGTTAAAATGTAATTCTTATACTCTCCTGCATCGACGACACCCCTGAATGTGTCACAGGCATCCCATAGAATTTTATTAATCTCTTGTTGAGTTGTACTTTGACTCATATATCCCTCATGGCCTTTAAAATTAAGTATTTATTGTGAATTTTAGATACGTAAATTATGCAGTACACACAGTAGAATGACAAAGGATAACGCCTCGCAAACACTAACTTCTTAATTAAATTTCCAATAACATTTACCGATACGCAGCATACACAAGGAAAGAAATATGAGCGGAAAATCACTACGCGTCTTCGTGACAGGAGACTCGCCTAGATCTCTGAAAAAAGTCACTGAATTTAATTGGTCTGGGTATGCTTTCTATGGAACGAGAGAGCAAATAAGACAATTAGCTAAACGAAATGAGTCAAATAGCACAGGAGTCTACTTCCTTCTTTCAGATATAAATACTGAGATGGTTAGAATGTATGTGGGAGAAACAAACAACTTCCTTTCTAGATTGAAAAGTCATCATCAGAAAAAAGACTGGTGGACGCACTTCATTGTATTTCAATCAAACGGTAACTCACTCAACAAAGCCCATGTTCAATATCTAGAGCATCTATTTTGGGAGAAGGCCAATGAGTCAACTCAAATTGAAGTAATGAATGATCAAGTCATTAAACAACCTTCCCTATCAGAAGAAGATGTAGCAGACCTTGCAATATTTGAAGAAAATATACTTTTTATTCTTGAAGCAATGAACCTTGGATATTTTAGCTCTCATAAAGAAGTTTCATCTTCAACAGACACTGTGGAATATACTAGCAACGTTCCTTACAGCGAATATTCTGCTCAAATGCTACGTATCGAGGATACTTATATTTTAAAGGCTGGTTCTTATCTTAGAACTAAGGCGAGAGCATCATTTGAAAAAAGAAACTCTGGCTATTTCAAAAAATGGCAAGAGATTATCAATTCATCAAATGTTGAGCATATCGATAACGAAGTATGTCGCTTAAATAAAGACCTCGAGTTCTCATCACCTTCTGCCGCGGGAGTTATGGTCAAAGCAGGTGCAACGAATGGCCTTACACAGTGGCGAAATATACAGACAGGAAAAACAATTAAAGAAGAACTCGGAGACATTGAAGAGGAAAACGAATGAAGCTAGAAAAAATAAAATACAAAGACTTAAATAGCAGAGCTAAAGAAACATATAACTTTCAAAAAGTAAGTGCCCTACTCGTTGAATATGGCTTCGCTACCAATTGGTTAAATGTTGATTTTGAGTCAGCAGACTTCATTGCAGTCCACTTTAACGGACTTGATATTTTAAAGGTTCAACTTAAGGGGCGAGTCAATATTGATAAGAAGTATCAAGAAAAAGATATTTGGATGTCTTTCCCTGTTGATGATGATTTCTACCTAGTTCCACACGATGAGTTAATTGAGATAGCAAAGCGAACGACTGGTTGGATTGAGTCCGATTCTTGGAAGATTCATGGTGGTTACTCAGCGGGGAAGCCTAGTGTGAAGATGCTAAAAGCACTTCAGAATTACAAGCTATAACTTGTTCCACTTACTTAAATCCTTAGAAAAGTCCATATATTCAAAACAACTTTCAATCTAAGATAACTTGCTTTTGAATATCTGCAAAATTATTTGAATCTATATAAGATCTTTCTTGTGAAACTTGGCTCCAGTCCAAAGATGATGATAATTTAATTTCGTTATCTGTGTCTTCAAAATTTTCTGTGTAAACGGCTAAGTTAAATCCCTTCGCATCTCTAACAGAGGGATAAACAATTGCAGGGATCCCTAGATCATACACATAATAACCAAACCATTGGGAAGGTGCATACTGATCTACCCATGTATCCCAAGCTTTATATCTTTCAGAAAAAATTGCATTATACAGTTCAGTTTCTTTTAAACAAAGACTCATTG from Halobacteriovorax sp. DA5 carries:
- a CDS encoding restriction endonuclease subunit S; translated protein: MSDTLKGWERKKLKDVIKTLQSGLSRKLSSQDIGLPLITSGNIIGDKFSCKDLKYWYRDDPQGDDTSRYFLNEGDILLSFINSFAKIGYPAIFNPFGRDTIFSTNLFRIRAKTEYDQKFLFYLLSTNQIRAGIHSITKPAVNQASFTKPDFLSLKCELPSSIDEQRKIAEILTSVDKVIELTEIEIEKLKNLKKGMMQDLLTKGIGHTKFKDGPIGKIPESWEVTTFEDNCKVRQGLQIAISNRHKVDGPNRYKYITVKFIKDYANPEYIDSPPASVVCEKSDILMTRTGNTGQVVTNEHGVFHNNFFLIDFNRKKIDKDYLYYYLNSDFMQLKIEIAAGSTTIPDLNHGDFYRLPLIIPGIEEQTEIAIKFLKFDEVIQAKSKKLKKLKNMKKGLMQDLLTGKVRVKV
- a CDS encoding GIY-YIG nuclease family protein, coding for MSGKSLRVFVTGDSPRSLKKVTEFNWSGYAFYGTREQIRQLAKRNESNSTGVYFLLSDINTEMVRMYVGETNNFLSRLKSHHQKKDWWTHFIVFQSNGNSLNKAHVQYLEHLFWEKANESTQIEVMNDQVIKQPSLSEEDVADLAIFEENILFILEAMNLGYFSSHKEVSSSTDTVEYTSNVPYSEYSAQMLRIEDTYILKAGSYLRTKARASFEKRNSGYFKKWQEIINSSNVEHIDNEVCRLNKDLEFSSPSAAGVMVKAGATNGLTQWRNIQTGKTIKEELGDIEEENE
- a CDS encoding type I restriction-modification system subunit M, producing MSQSTTQQEINKILWDACDTFRGVVDAGEYKNYILTMLFIKYLSDTYEEKYEAYSEQFKGNETRIKRALEKENFVLPDGCHFDDIYKQKEEKNIGEIIDVALEKIENANKEKLESVFRNVSFNSEANLGKTKSRNARLKHLLDDFNNPKLNMRKSHIGNMDVIGNAYEYLIANFAAGAGKKAGEFYTPSEVSQLLAMLVKPEKGSRIYDPTCGSGSLLIRCAEQLTKDGINDFQIYGQEITGATWALAKMNMFLHGFDRSVIENGDTIRNPIHLENDELMTFDVVVANPPFSLDKWGIDEAKNDSYGRFNYGIPPKSYGELAFVQHMVASLNENGRCAVVLPHGVLFRGSAEKKIREGLVNDDLLEAVIGLPSGLFFGTGIPASIMVFNKKKSADRKDKVLFINGDLEYQEGKNQNKLRDQDLNHIVANYVEFKTESLYRHEDKHYSRVVELDEIKENDYNLNIRRYADTSAPPEIFDVKAILNGGIPKYEVEDGYIQDIIDGFDVSIVFDERDKDYYVFKNEIDSKEKIREVMGDVDQTIISQFERWWDKYSTALRGLESQCIEAEKEMNSFLQELSYE